One genomic window of Candidatus Didemnitutus sp. includes the following:
- the ligA gene encoding NAD-dependent DNA ligase LigA, which produces MNPAEAQKEIAALRAEVAHHQALYDAARPEIGDFEFDQLKRRLADLEQQFPEFAAADSPTQSIGDDRTEGFTRVKHRQAMTTLDNTYDEGELRDFHARLVKLVGRDDLVYSVEPKIDGASISLTYEKGRLVRAVTRGDGEEGDDVTANVRTIANLPHELRRPADLALPPVPELVEIRGEIFLRFAEFARINQQQTDDGLEPYANPRNLASGTLKLLDAAVVKARGLEIVLYGLGACEPAELVPSQAAWHAALAAWGLPTLEHRRQTRGIEETVAAIRTIDALRETLPYATDGAVVKLDDFALQARAGYRGEGQTARKLSPRWACAYKFAPERAETRLKGITIQVGRTGVLTPVAELEPVQLAGTTVSRATLHNQDEIARKDIRVGDYVSVEKAGEIIPAVIAVNVARRALECAPYVFPTMCPVCATPVVRVEGEVAVRCPNPDCAAQLTGRLDYVAGRTVLDLEGLGGVVAEALVRTGAVRDVFDLFALEAEKLGALNLGTEEAPRVLGVKNATKIVEAIARARTLPLDRWLLALQIRDVGGATAQDIAAVHGTLAAVANSEVLPKLARLADVTDEMTRISPRSRLNPPKDEAERTARTARHAELAAEKTTLEEFRMRTPGADKIGAEVARHTVAYFASERGRRAVMRLGELGLAPTAARLATAPVQGVFTGKTFVLTGTLPTLSREAASAMIVAAGGKTSSSVSKKTSYVLAGEEAGSKLEKARELGVPVIDEAELRRLLAGA; this is translated from the coding sequence ATGAATCCCGCTGAAGCCCAGAAGGAAATCGCCGCGCTCCGCGCCGAGGTGGCGCACCATCAGGCGCTCTACGACGCGGCGCGGCCGGAGATCGGCGACTTCGAGTTCGACCAGCTGAAACGGCGACTGGCCGATCTCGAGCAGCAGTTCCCGGAGTTCGCCGCCGCCGATTCGCCCACGCAATCGATCGGCGACGACCGCACCGAGGGCTTCACGCGCGTGAAGCACCGGCAGGCGATGACGACACTCGACAACACCTACGACGAAGGAGAGCTGCGGGACTTCCATGCGCGTCTGGTGAAACTCGTCGGCCGCGACGATCTCGTCTACTCGGTCGAGCCGAAGATCGACGGCGCCTCCATCAGCCTCACCTACGAAAAAGGCCGGCTCGTGCGCGCCGTCACGCGCGGCGATGGCGAGGAAGGCGACGACGTCACCGCCAACGTCCGCACCATCGCGAACCTGCCGCATGAGCTGCGGCGTCCGGCCGATCTCGCGCTGCCGCCGGTGCCGGAGTTGGTCGAGATTCGCGGCGAGATTTTCCTGCGCTTCGCGGAGTTCGCGCGCATCAACCAGCAACAGACCGACGACGGTCTCGAGCCCTACGCCAATCCGCGCAACCTCGCCTCGGGCACGTTGAAGCTGCTCGACGCCGCCGTCGTGAAGGCGCGCGGCCTCGAGATCGTGCTCTACGGTCTCGGCGCCTGTGAGCCCGCGGAGCTCGTGCCGTCGCAGGCGGCATGGCATGCCGCGCTCGCCGCGTGGGGTTTGCCGACACTCGAACACCGCCGGCAGACGCGCGGCATCGAGGAGACAGTCGCGGCGATCCGCACGATTGACGCCCTGCGCGAAACATTGCCCTACGCGACCGACGGCGCGGTGGTGAAGCTCGATGACTTCGCGTTGCAGGCGCGCGCCGGTTACCGCGGCGAGGGACAGACCGCGCGCAAGCTGTCGCCGCGCTGGGCCTGTGCTTACAAGTTCGCACCGGAGCGCGCCGAGACGCGGCTCAAGGGCATCACGATTCAGGTCGGGCGCACCGGTGTGCTCACGCCCGTGGCGGAGCTCGAGCCCGTGCAGCTCGCGGGCACGACGGTCAGCCGCGCGACGTTGCACAATCAGGACGAGATCGCGCGCAAGGACATCCGCGTGGGCGACTACGTCTCGGTCGAGAAAGCCGGCGAGATCATCCCGGCCGTGATCGCGGTGAACGTCGCGCGTCGCGCGCTGGAGTGCGCGCCGTATGTTTTTCCGACGATGTGTCCGGTGTGTGCGACGCCGGTCGTGCGCGTCGAGGGCGAGGTCGCGGTGCGCTGTCCGAATCCCGATTGCGCGGCGCAGTTGACGGGCCGCCTCGATTACGTCGCGGGTCGCACGGTGCTCGATCTCGAAGGACTCGGCGGCGTGGTGGCCGAGGCGCTGGTGCGCACCGGCGCGGTGCGCGATGTGTTCGATCTGTTCGCACTCGAGGCGGAGAAACTCGGCGCGCTCAACCTCGGCACCGAAGAGGCGCCGCGCGTGCTCGGCGTGAAGAACGCCACGAAGATCGTCGAAGCCATCGCGCGCGCGCGCACGCTGCCGCTGGATCGGTGGCTGCTGGCGTTGCAGATCCGCGACGTGGGCGGCGCCACGGCGCAGGACATCGCGGCGGTGCACGGCACGCTGGCGGCGGTGGCGAATTCCGAGGTGTTGCCCAAGCTCGCAAGGCTCGCCGACGTGACCGACGAGATGACGCGCATCAGCCCGCGCTCGCGGTTGAATCCGCCGAAGGACGAGGCCGAGCGCACGGCACGCACCGCACGGCATGCGGAGCTGGCGGCGGAGAAAACGACGCTGGAGGAATTCCGCATGCGCACGCCCGGCGCCGACAAGATCGGTGCGGAGGTGGCGCGGCATACGGTGGCGTATTTCGCGAGCGAGCGCGGCCGACGCGCGGTGATGCGACTCGGCGAGCTCGGGCTCGCTCCGACGGCAGCGCGGCTGGCCACAGCGCCCGTGCAGGGCGTGTTCACGGGGAAGACCTTTGTGCTCACGGGCACGCTGCCCACGCTGTCGCGCGAAGCGGCTTCCGCGATGATCGTGGCCGCGGGCGGCAAGACGAGCAGCAGCGTGAGCAAGAAGACCAGCTACGTGCTCGCGGGCGAGGAAGCGGGCTCCAAGCTCGAGAAGGCACGCGAGCTTGGCGTGCCGGTGATCGACGAGGCGGAGTTGCGGCGTCTGCTCGCCGGCGCGTGA
- a CDS encoding VanZ family protein, with protein MQLSSSHGWRGWLWPAVLAAVIVCASGQGQVAAPDIVDFDKLAHFSIFGLLATLVTRNGFVPGRAWVPIIAVSIFGLTDEWHQSFTPGRSVEFGDWVADTLGAIVAVTVYAHWPWYRATLERALGPRRRS; from the coding sequence ATGCAGTTGTCATCATCCCACGGCTGGCGCGGGTGGCTGTGGCCGGCGGTGCTGGCTGCGGTGATCGTATGCGCGTCGGGCCAAGGGCAGGTGGCGGCACCGGACATCGTCGATTTCGACAAGCTGGCGCATTTCTCGATTTTCGGGCTGCTGGCCACGCTGGTGACGCGGAATGGGTTCGTGCCGGGTCGTGCGTGGGTGCCGATCATCGCGGTCTCGATTTTCGGGCTGACCGACGAATGGCACCAGAGCTTTACCCCGGGGCGGAGCGTGGAGTTCGGCGACTGGGTCGCCGACACGCTGGGGGCGATCGTGGCCGTGACGGTCTACGCGCATTGGCCGTGGTATCGGGCGACGCTGGAGCGGGCGCTCGGGCCGCGTCGGCGGAGTTGA
- the ccsA gene encoding cytochrome c biogenesis protein CcsA, which yields MNSLLTDRSILWVGTLLYLAGFVAGCIQLLRKQHATGDRTLLNVLLAFGLATQTAGLYVRGLAHGGCPLGNQFEIVQFVAWSAMVLYFAVGPAFRVSLLGLFSSGYAASLAAISLSIPQWDLTRGTKLFGNNPWIEFHAALAVFSYGVFGLLALTSIMHLLQNWALKQKRLDGLFWFLPSVVQLDQINRRMLIAGVSLLTISLCVGASWWVRDTASVHWPKLLVTLSVWFVYTLALVLRWRGVLYAVRFSWACVILFMLAMMSLGPINANRESHRVELTPER from the coding sequence ATGAATTCCCTGCTCACGGACCGCAGCATCCTCTGGGTCGGCACCCTGCTCTATCTGGCAGGGTTCGTGGCGGGCTGCATCCAGTTGCTGCGCAAGCAACACGCCACTGGAGACCGCACACTGCTGAACGTCCTGCTGGCCTTCGGCCTCGCGACCCAGACCGCCGGCCTCTACGTGCGCGGGCTGGCCCACGGCGGCTGCCCGCTGGGCAACCAGTTCGAGATCGTCCAATTCGTCGCCTGGTCCGCGATGGTGCTCTATTTCGCCGTCGGCCCCGCCTTCCGCGTCAGTTTGCTCGGTCTGTTCTCCTCCGGCTACGCCGCCAGCCTCGCCGCCATCTCGCTGAGCATCCCGCAATGGGACCTCACGCGCGGCACCAAACTCTTCGGCAACAACCCCTGGATCGAGTTTCACGCCGCGCTCGCCGTGTTCAGCTACGGCGTCTTCGGCTTGCTCGCGCTCACGTCGATCATGCATCTGCTGCAAAACTGGGCGCTGAAGCAAAAACGCCTCGACGGTCTGTTCTGGTTCCTCCCGTCCGTCGTGCAGCTCGACCAGATCAACCGCCGCATGCTCATCGCCGGCGTCAGCCTGCTCACGATCTCGCTCTGCGTCGGCGCCTCGTGGTGGGTGCGCGACACCGCCTCCGTCCACTGGCCCAAGCTTCTCGTCACTCTTTCCGTCTGGTTCGTCTACACGCTCGCCCTCGTCCTCCGCTGGCGCGGCGTGCTCTACGCCGTCCGCTTCTCGTGGGCGTGCGTCATCCTCTTCATGCTCGCGATGATGTCCCTCGGGCCGATCAACGCGAACCGCGAGTCCCATCGCGTCGAACTCACGCCGGAACGCTGA
- the hemA gene encoding glutamyl-tRNA reductase, with protein MESQSPVLVLFGASHHTAPMSVRERLAFDEARAQQLAERLRTLPGVREFALLNTCNRVELYGVAENSASAESVRRTISDITGCAPAELEGVVVRRDNHDAIAHLFEVASGLDSQIVGEVEILGQVKGAYDKALERKWTGPVLNRVFQKTFQAAKHIRTNTAIGAGQVSIATVAVDLAGKIFGELADTKVLVVGAGEIGLKTAQAAQSRGAKSITVASRTLSRAEETAAATGGWAATMAELPELLASSDFVVSSTSSPNAVITRDLVASILRKRAGRPLFLIDLALPRDIEPECAGLSGVYVYNLDDLAQIAEANLAQRQAEVAKCRAILAERTAQLWPAVAHSLGTNNTPKPHA; from the coding sequence ATGGAGAGCCAGTCACCCGTCCTCGTCCTCTTCGGCGCCAGCCACCACACCGCGCCCATGTCGGTGCGCGAACGTTTGGCCTTCGACGAAGCTCGCGCCCAACAGCTCGCCGAACGCCTCCGCACCCTGCCGGGCGTCCGTGAATTCGCGCTGCTCAACACCTGCAATCGCGTCGAGCTCTACGGCGTCGCCGAAAACTCCGCCTCCGCCGAATCCGTCCGCCGCACCATCAGCGACATCACCGGCTGCGCGCCGGCCGAGCTCGAGGGCGTCGTCGTCCGCCGCGATAACCACGACGCCATCGCCCACCTCTTCGAAGTCGCCTCCGGGCTCGACTCGCAGATCGTCGGCGAGGTCGAGATCCTCGGTCAGGTGAAGGGCGCCTACGACAAGGCGCTCGAGCGCAAATGGACCGGCCCGGTGTTGAACCGTGTTTTCCAGAAAACCTTCCAAGCCGCGAAGCACATCCGCACCAACACCGCCATCGGCGCCGGTCAGGTCAGCATTGCCACCGTCGCGGTCGACCTCGCCGGCAAGATTTTCGGCGAACTCGCCGACACGAAGGTCCTCGTTGTCGGCGCGGGCGAAATCGGTCTGAAGACGGCCCAAGCCGCCCAGAGTCGCGGCGCCAAATCGATCACCGTCGCCAGCCGCACCCTCTCGCGCGCCGAGGAGACTGCCGCCGCCACCGGCGGCTGGGCCGCCACCATGGCGGAGCTGCCGGAGCTGCTCGCCTCGTCGGATTTTGTCGTCAGTTCGACCAGTTCGCCGAATGCGGTCATCACGCGCGACCTCGTGGCCAGCATCCTGCGCAAGCGCGCCGGCCGCCCGCTCTTCCTGATCGATCTCGCACTCCCGCGCGACATCGAGCCCGAGTGCGCCGGCCTGTCAGGCGTCTACGTCTACAACCTCGACGACCTCGCGCAGATCGCCGAAGCCAATCTCGCCCAGCGTCAGGCCGAGGTGGCCAAATGCCGCGCCATCCTCGCCGAGCGCACCGCGCAGCTCTGGCCCGCCGTCGCCCACTCGCTCGGCACGAACAACACGCCGAAGCCGCACGCGTGA
- a CDS encoding response regulator, producing MSPVPTTNRLLRSRWLPALTLAVGLGATLAVASVTDARQPGNRTLQFVVLASGGAATAFAAALAWILVHGRRHSLALAERMTREIAQREAQYRFILNALPMGVSWVKHSEPRETWINDAVLRLSGLTREQALDPGAFRAVTHAGDWTAQQQQQARLVRGEVNRFSMEKRYVRPDGSIRWCHLTVKAFRASPDAPLEEVASIVDITDKKAREAEIQSAMEAAATLNEQLEEVISHAQQSAVEANLASQAKSQFLAMMSHEIRTPMNGVIGMTSLLLDSPLTREQREFADTIRTSGEALLTIINDILDFSKIESGRMELECLEFSLRDCVEGALDVLATRASEKRIDLLYEFADGVPNNVRGDASRLRQVLVNLLGNAIKFTQKGEVVLSVRPHTLAPAEGMAEVLFAVRDTGIGIAPDAMGRLFQSFSQVDASTTRRFGGTGLGLAISKRLSELMDGRMWVESTPGVGSTFFFTVKLEAAASKPRPFINAARSTLENRHLLMVDDNATNLRILGELARGWGMIPHGVASADEALQLLRGGRHFDVAILDMQMPDFDGHMLAEEIRKFVPADELPLVLLSSVGNRVPANLFAANLMKPVKPSLLVDALARVLGPREIEEPTTILKPITPAQAAIEPEFQQTERVLLAEDNPVNQKVALLMLRNLGYRADVAANGLEVLAALERQRYDIILLDVQMPEMDGLETARRLVQLRPSPAARPWMIALTANAMQGDREACLNAGMDDYLAKPIKTPELTKALVQAREKLAERSHLAA from the coding sequence ATGTCCCCTGTTCCCACGACCAACCGCCTCCTGCGGAGCCGGTGGCTGCCGGCGTTAACGCTGGCGGTCGGCCTCGGCGCGACATTGGCGGTCGCTTCCGTGACGGACGCGCGGCAGCCGGGCAATCGCACCCTGCAATTCGTGGTGCTGGCGAGCGGCGGAGCCGCGACGGCGTTCGCGGCGGCGTTGGCGTGGATCCTCGTTCACGGGCGCCGCCACTCGCTCGCGCTGGCGGAGCGAATGACGCGCGAGATCGCCCAGCGCGAGGCGCAATACCGGTTCATCCTGAACGCGCTCCCGATGGGCGTGAGTTGGGTGAAACACAGCGAGCCGCGCGAGACGTGGATCAACGACGCGGTGTTGCGCCTGAGCGGGCTCACGCGCGAGCAGGCGCTCGATCCGGGGGCGTTTCGCGCCGTGACCCACGCGGGCGACTGGACCGCTCAACAGCAGCAGCAGGCGCGGCTCGTGCGCGGCGAGGTGAACCGTTTTTCGATGGAGAAGCGCTACGTGCGCCCGGACGGCTCGATCCGCTGGTGTCACCTGACGGTGAAGGCGTTTCGGGCCTCGCCCGATGCGCCGCTCGAGGAAGTGGCCTCGATCGTCGACATCACCGACAAGAAAGCGCGCGAAGCCGAGATCCAGTCCGCAATGGAGGCGGCGGCGACGTTGAACGAGCAGCTCGAGGAAGTGATTTCCCACGCCCAGCAATCCGCCGTGGAGGCGAATCTCGCGAGCCAGGCCAAGAGCCAGTTCCTCGCCATGATGAGCCACGAAATCCGCACGCCCATGAACGGCGTGATCGGCATGACGAGCCTGCTGCTCGACTCGCCGCTCACGCGCGAGCAGCGCGAGTTTGCCGACACGATCCGCACGAGCGGCGAGGCGCTGCTGACGATCATCAACGACATCCTCGATTTCTCGAAAATCGAGTCAGGCCGCATGGAGCTCGAGTGCCTCGAGTTTTCGTTGCGCGATTGCGTCGAGGGCGCGCTCGACGTGCTCGCGACCAGGGCATCCGAGAAGCGCATCGACCTGCTCTACGAGTTCGCCGACGGCGTGCCGAACAACGTGCGCGGCGACGCTTCGCGACTGCGACAGGTGCTCGTCAACCTCCTCGGCAACGCGATCAAGTTCACCCAGAAGGGCGAGGTGGTGCTGTCCGTGCGTCCCCATACGCTCGCTCCGGCCGAAGGCATGGCCGAGGTGCTCTTCGCCGTGCGCGACACGGGCATCGGCATTGCGCCGGACGCAATGGGACGGCTGTTCCAGTCGTTTTCGCAAGTCGACGCGTCGACGACGCGCCGGTTCGGCGGCACGGGTCTCGGCTTGGCGATCAGCAAGCGCCTTTCCGAACTCATGGACGGTCGCATGTGGGTGGAGAGCACGCCCGGGGTCGGCTCGACCTTCTTTTTCACGGTCAAGCTGGAGGCGGCCGCCAGCAAACCGCGGCCGTTCATCAACGCCGCCCGGTCGACGCTGGAAAACCGCCATCTGCTGATGGTCGACGACAACGCGACGAATCTCCGCATCCTCGGCGAGCTCGCGCGCGGCTGGGGCATGATTCCGCACGGCGTCGCCTCGGCCGACGAGGCGCTGCAGCTCCTGCGCGGCGGGCGGCACTTCGACGTGGCCATCCTCGACATGCAGATGCCGGATTTCGACGGACACATGCTGGCGGAGGAGATCCGGAAATTCGTCCCGGCCGACGAGCTGCCGCTCGTGCTGCTGTCGTCCGTGGGCAATCGCGTGCCGGCCAATCTGTTTGCCGCGAACCTGATGAAACCCGTGAAACCGTCGCTGCTCGTCGATGCGTTGGCGCGCGTGCTCGGTCCACGCGAGATCGAGGAGCCCACGACGATCCTGAAGCCGATCACGCCGGCGCAGGCCGCGATCGAACCCGAGTTCCAGCAAACGGAGCGCGTGCTGCTGGCCGAGGACAATCCCGTGAATCAGAAGGTCGCGCTCCTGATGTTGCGCAATCTCGGCTACCGCGCGGATGTGGCGGCCAATGGGCTTGAGGTGCTCGCCGCTCTGGAGCGCCAGCGCTACGACATCATCCTCCTCGATGTGCAGATGCCGGAGATGGACGGTTTGGAGACGGCGCGGCGACTCGTGCAGCTGCGCCCGTCACCCGCGGCGCGGCCGTGGATGATCGCGCTGACGGCGAATGCCATGCAAGGCGACCGCGAAGCCTGCCTGAACGCCGGGATGGACGATTATCTCGCCAAACCGATCAAGACGCCGGAGCTGACCAAGGCGCTGGTGCAAGCGCGCGAGAAGCTCGCGGAGCGCTCGCATTTGGCGGCGTAG
- a CDS encoding lipid-A-disaccharide synthase, with translation MAAGGTLATTSLPAPIGGAVDLLVVSAEHSGDAHAARMVRELRTKQPEVRVCALGGPRLAAEGVQLLRDLTVGSTMGFAVLAKLSYYRALIAEVVRWVGEHRPRAVCFVDSSGLNLRIARGLFERGFSAKAGGPTKALYYISPQIWASRAGRRFAMARHLDGVAAIFPFEPAAYADTTLPVEFVGHPFLSAEYQLPVAFDPAGPVLLLPGSRRALVKRLFPVLLEAFAQSGTDKRAVALYPSEEIRALLEALKVASPVGDRVELRAGGGAPVAGAAVLTASGTMSLECALAGLPGALTYKTDPLTYFLGRLIVKVEFIGIANLLLKEAMYPEFIQGAATPAALGGQLRACLHDGARVARTREQAARLRTLLHAPTQGSAAEWVLRQLG, from the coding sequence ATGGCGGCTGGAGGCACGCTTGCGACCACGTCACTGCCCGCGCCGATCGGCGGTGCGGTGGATTTGCTCGTCGTCTCGGCGGAGCATTCGGGCGACGCGCATGCGGCGCGGATGGTGCGCGAGCTGCGAACCAAGCAGCCGGAGGTGCGCGTTTGCGCGCTCGGCGGGCCGCGGCTGGCGGCGGAGGGGGTCCAGTTGCTGCGCGACCTCACGGTCGGCTCGACGATGGGTTTCGCGGTGCTGGCGAAGCTTTCGTATTATCGCGCACTCATCGCGGAGGTGGTGCGTTGGGTGGGCGAGCATCGGCCGCGTGCCGTGTGCTTCGTGGATTCCTCGGGGCTCAATCTCCGCATCGCGCGCGGGTTGTTCGAGCGCGGTTTCTCGGCGAAGGCGGGCGGGCCGACCAAGGCGCTTTACTACATCAGCCCGCAAATCTGGGCGTCGCGTGCGGGGCGGCGCTTCGCGATGGCGCGGCACCTCGATGGCGTGGCGGCGATCTTTCCGTTCGAACCCGCGGCCTACGCGGACACGACGCTGCCGGTCGAGTTCGTGGGACATCCGTTTTTGTCGGCGGAGTATCAACTGCCGGTTGCGTTCGATCCGGCCGGTCCGGTGCTGTTGCTGCCGGGTAGTCGGCGCGCGTTGGTGAAGCGGTTGTTTCCGGTTTTGCTGGAAGCGTTCGCGCAATCCGGCACCGACAAGCGCGCGGTAGCGCTTTATCCGAGCGAGGAAATCCGCGCGTTGCTCGAGGCGCTGAAAGTGGCGTCGCCCGTGGGTGATCGCGTGGAGTTGCGGGCGGGCGGCGGCGCGCCGGTCGCGGGTGCGGCGGTGTTGACGGCGAGCGGCACGATGTCACTCGAGTGCGCGCTGGCCGGCCTCCCGGGGGCGCTGACCTACAAGACGGATCCGCTGACCTATTTCCTCGGCCGGCTGATCGTGAAGGTGGAGTTCATCGGCATCGCGAATCTGCTGCTGAAAGAGGCGATGTATCCGGAATTCATCCAAGGTGCGGCGACTCCGGCGGCGCTGGGCGGGCAGTTGCGGGCTTGTTTGCACGACGGCGCACGGGTTGCGCGGACACGGGAGCAGGCGGCGCGTTTGCGCACGCTCCTGCATGCGCCGACACAGGGCAGTGCGGCAGAGTGGGTTCTGAGGCAATTGGGCTGA
- a CDS encoding Gfo/Idh/MocA family oxidoreductase — protein sequence MAPRGSSATFARMAKSKIKCGVAGVGSLGQHHARIYASLPNAELVGIFETSDARAAEICAKHNCRRFATLAELGAACEAVSVVVPTDLHEKVALPLLAAGCHLLIEKPLCASLDEAERVLAAAQKAGRIVQVGHIEHFNPVMAFLEKHADRPQYITTERLAPYTTRGTEVGVVLDLMIHDIGIVLALVQSPIRKIDSLGINVLSKTEDIANARIEFENGCVANLTASRMSLKKNREIRVFQDNAYLSLDFMNQKGHLVKKSDIIAYGVKLKIGLAKAGDASSIPVHEIPIEKGEPLAIELAHFLESVSEAKQPKVGAALGKSALEVAITITDQIRKAKKS from the coding sequence ATGGCTCCGCGCGGCTCGTCCGCTACGTTCGCGCGCATGGCCAAGTCCAAGATCAAGTGCGGCGTCGCGGGCGTCGGTTCGCTCGGGCAACACCACGCGCGCATCTACGCGTCGCTTCCGAATGCGGAACTCGTCGGCATCTTCGAGACGAGCGACGCGCGCGCGGCGGAGATTTGCGCGAAGCACAACTGCCGGCGTTTCGCCACGCTCGCCGAGCTCGGTGCCGCGTGCGAAGCCGTGAGCGTCGTCGTGCCGACGGATTTGCACGAGAAGGTCGCGCTGCCGCTGCTCGCGGCGGGTTGCCATCTGCTGATCGAGAAACCGCTCTGCGCCTCGCTCGATGAGGCCGAGCGCGTGCTGGCCGCGGCGCAGAAAGCCGGCCGCATCGTGCAGGTCGGGCACATCGAGCATTTCAACCCGGTGATGGCGTTCCTCGAAAAGCACGCCGATCGTCCGCAATACATCACGACCGAGCGCCTCGCGCCCTACACCACGCGCGGCACCGAGGTCGGCGTCGTGCTCGATTTGATGATCCACGACATCGGCATCGTGCTGGCGCTCGTGCAGTCGCCGATCCGCAAGATCGACAGCTTGGGCATCAACGTCCTCTCCAAGACCGAGGACATCGCGAACGCGCGCATCGAGTTCGAGAACGGCTGTGTGGCGAACCTCACGGCCTCGCGCATGAGCCTGAAGAAGAACCGCGAGATCCGCGTCTTCCAGGACAACGCCTACCTGTCGCTCGATTTCATGAACCAGAAGGGCCATCTGGTGAAGAAGAGCGACATCATCGCTTATGGCGTGAAGCTGAAGATCGGTCTCGCGAAGGCCGGTGACGCCTCGTCGATTCCGGTGCACGAGATTCCCATCGAGAAAGGCGAGCCGCTGGCGATCGAGCTGGCGCATTTTCTCGAGAGCGTGAGCGAGGCCAAGCAGCCCAAGGTCGGCGCCGCGCTCGGCAAGTCCGCCCTCGAAGTCGCGATCACGATCACGGACCAGATCCGCAAGGCGAAGAAATCGTGA
- a CDS encoding ABC transporter ATP-binding protein, whose protein sequence is MSDATPVLRASGVRKNYRSGDATLEVLRGVDLAIAAGESVSIRGESGSGKSTLLNLLAGLDRPDTGEIFWGGDATAKLSLSELTARRGRFLGMVFQAYYLIPEIDALANVLMGARMLGSPTAAQRERAAALLKRVGLADRAHHVPAHLSGGERQRVAVARALMNRPALLLADEPTGNLDERTGDEVIHLLLEVCAEENTALALVTHNAAHAAKTQRQLFLHQGQWR, encoded by the coding sequence ATGTCTGATGCCACGCCAGTCCTGCGCGCCAGTGGCGTGCGCAAAAACTACCGCAGCGGCGACGCGACGCTCGAAGTCCTGCGCGGCGTCGATCTCGCCATCGCGGCGGGCGAGAGCGTCTCGATTCGCGGCGAATCCGGCTCGGGCAAGAGCACACTGCTCAACCTCCTCGCCGGACTCGACCGGCCCGACACCGGTGAGATTTTCTGGGGCGGCGATGCGACCGCGAAACTCTCACTCAGCGAGCTCACCGCGCGCCGCGGCCGGTTCCTCGGGATGGTTTTTCAGGCGTATTACCTGATCCCGGAGATCGACGCGTTGGCGAACGTGCTCATGGGCGCGCGCATGCTCGGCTCGCCGACTGCCGCGCAGCGCGAGCGCGCGGCGGCGTTGCTGAAGCGCGTGGGTCTCGCCGATCGCGCGCATCACGTGCCGGCGCACCTTTCGGGCGGCGAACGGCAGCGCGTGGCCGTCGCGCGCGCGTTGATGAACCGTCCGGCGCTGCTGCTCGCGGACGAGCCGACCGGCAACCTCGACGAGCGGACGGGCGACGAGGTGATCCATTTGCTGCTCGAGGTTTGCGCCGAGGAAAACACCGCGCTTGCGCTCGTGACGCACAACGCCGCGCACGCGGCGAAGACGCAGCGGCAGCTGTTCCTGCATCAGGGACAGTGGCGCTGA